A genome region from Bacillus paramycoides includes the following:
- a CDS encoding fibronectin type III domain-containing protein, translated as MQVKKCLAVFSLMMIMCLSVLPSFASAEVVDILRGKTAVGGIGKEITDGKYDTCTRIFDGSSIEKVTFDLGLSYKIESFYVASKSNNGVNLRVTFQNSSRQTIKEFRSVNGSVDAGYRDVRYVVLEPETTSFSVNVCDFSLYANDGKVSNVTDLKTKANVNDVELTWKNPSEDGFSGVNIYKDNELLTTLDKSAISYVVSDLKDDTMYKFKVSSLNESKVETKGVETSVKTLLDPKKVPPGPVSSLVAEPTDKTVKLKWKKPNDDDLAGFKILQNGKQIAEIGLEEEFTVKNLESLTEYNFGVVAVDKDKNDSSAVNLSVKTLEEKDDVPPHVPSNVFAKPSNGALIASWDKVSDKDLAGYNVYLDGKKINSNLISSTNFTIKNLENNRKYKVQVQAVDRSGNASELSLSAFGTPDTNTIPIIESKYSLEDVSDGVGVMFSQLWLVLAFAVGIPLAFYIIYKLKHTVLP; from the coding sequence TTGCAAGTTAAAAAGTGTTTAGCGGTTTTTTCTTTAATGATGATAATGTGTTTGTCTGTTTTGCCTAGTTTTGCTAGTGCTGAAGTTGTAGATATATTAAGGGGGAAAACAGCTGTAGGTGGTATTGGTAAAGAGATAACAGATGGTAAATATGATACATGTACTCGGATTTTTGATGGTTCAAGTATTGAAAAGGTTACCTTTGATTTAGGTCTTTCTTATAAGATTGAGAGTTTTTATGTAGCATCAAAATCTAATAATGGTGTGAATTTAAGGGTTACATTTCAAAATTCATCCCGGCAAACTATAAAGGAGTTTAGGAGTGTGAATGGTTCGGTAGACGCTGGTTATAGGGACGTTAGATATGTTGTTTTAGAGCCGGAAACTACATCTTTTTCAGTGAATGTATGTGATTTTAGTCTTTATGCAAATGATGGGAAAGTTAGTAATGTAACTGATTTGAAAACTAAAGCTAATGTAAATGATGTTGAATTAACTTGGAAAAATCCTAGTGAAGATGGATTTAGTGGTGTAAATATTTATAAAGACAATGAGTTATTGACAACTTTAGATAAATCAGCAATTTCATATGTGGTAAGTGATTTGAAGGATGATACTATGTATAAGTTTAAAGTTTCTTCTTTAAATGAAAGTAAGGTTGAGACAAAAGGTGTTGAAACGAGTGTAAAAACTTTACTTGATCCAAAGAAAGTTCCTCCTGGTCCTGTGTCTTCTCTAGTTGCTGAACCGACTGATAAAACTGTGAAATTAAAATGGAAAAAGCCTAATGATGATGATTTAGCAGGTTTTAAGATTTTGCAAAATGGAAAACAGATTGCTGAAATTGGTTTAGAAGAAGAATTTACAGTTAAAAACCTTGAATCATTAACAGAATATAATTTTGGTGTGGTTGCAGTAGATAAAGATAAGAATGATTCGTCAGCCGTTAATCTGTCTGTAAAGACTTTAGAAGAAAAAGATGATGTTCCACCACATGTGCCATCAAATGTGTTTGCTAAACCTTCTAACGGTGCTTTAATCGCTTCTTGGGACAAAGTATCTGATAAAGATTTAGCAGGATATAACGTCTATTTAGACGGTAAAAAGATTAATAGTAATTTGATTTCGTCTACTAATTTTACGATTAAAAATTTAGAGAATAATAGAAAGTATAAAGTACAGGTTCAAGCGGTTGACCGTTCGGGAAATGCTAGTGAATTGAGTCTTTCAGCGTTTGGGACTCCTGATACAAATACTATACCTATTATTGAAAGTAAATATAGTTTAGAAGATGTTTCTGATGGAGTCGGAGTTATGTTTTCTCAATTATGGCTTGTATTAGCGTTTGCAGTTGGTATTCCGTTAGCATTCTATATTATTTACAAGTTAAAACATACTGTGTTGCCATAA